From a single Eleginops maclovinus isolate JMC-PN-2008 ecotype Puerto Natales chromosome 18, JC_Emac_rtc_rv5, whole genome shotgun sequence genomic region:
- the rwdd2b gene encoding RWD domain-containing protein 2B, whose amino-acid sequence MSYLEWAESQLAEIELLTSMFPTREELEITDQLALAELRDYVEGSASTDCPPPSRPHFLIKQKLERTDVILSCAYPSEYPSVLPEITVRCADLSRAQQTQLHTDLNAFLMENCLGEVCVLSAVEWVKDNLQLFINQSLSAAPTPKKESSSSRPQEVFSRLWIYSHHIYNKTKRKNILEWSKELGLSGFSMPGKPGIVCVEGLHSACEEFWSRVKVLTWKKIMIRHREDFPLDAQCGDSRTVESIDSLRKFTGFEEAMFDPHGNRGNHMDLGQLYQFLNEKGCCDIFQRYFGIEGR is encoded by the exons ATGTCTTACTTGGAGTGGGCTGAGTCTCAGCTTGCAGAGATCGAGCTGCTGACCAGCATGTTTCCCACCCGAGAGGAGCTGGAGATCACAGACCAGCTGGCACTAGCTGAGCTCAGGGACTATGTGGAGGGTTCAGCTTCAACAGACTGCCCCCCTCCCTCCAGACCCCATTTTCTCATCAAACAGAAGCTGGAGAGG ACTGATGTCATTCTATCCTGTGCTTATCCATCCGAATATCCCAGTGTGTTACCAGAAATAACAGTCCG GTGTGCAGATCTCAGCAGGGCCCAGCAGACGCAGCTCCACACAGATCTCAATGCGTTCCTCATGGAAAACTGCCTGGGGGAAGTATGTGTGCTCTCTGCTGTGGAATGGGTGAAAGATAACCTGCAGCTTTTCATTAACCAGAGCTTATCAGCAGCACCGACACCTAAGAAAGAGTCTTCCTCTTCACGGCCACAGGAAGTGTTCAGCCGACTGTGGATTTACAGTCATCACATCTACAACAAGACAAAAAGGAAGAACATCTTGGAGTGGTCCAAGGAGCTGGGCCTGTCAGGATTTAGCATGCCTGGGAAACCTGGTATTGTGTGCGTGGAAGGTCTTCATTCTGCCTGCGAGGAGTTCTGGTCCAG AGTGAAGGTTCTGACATGGAAGAAGATCATGATTCGACATAGAGAGGACTTTCCCCTTGATGCTCAGTGCGGGGACAGCAGGACTGTAGAAAGTATAGACTCCCTGCGCAAATTCACAGGCTTTGAAGAGGCAATGTTTGACCCCCATGGGAACAGAGGTAATCACATGGACCTTGGGCAGCTCTACCAGTTCTTAAATGAGAAAGGCTGTTGTGACATCTTTCAGAGGTATTTTGGCATTGAAGGGAGGTGA